One segment of Pseudophryne corroboree isolate aPseCor3 chromosome 10, aPseCor3.hap2, whole genome shotgun sequence DNA contains the following:
- the NKAPD1 gene encoding uncharacterized protein NKAPD1 isoform X2: MWKIRELEKHTESYGTKKRRLSPDLNRWDHNGYKELYPEEFNDNRSRMRSDGFKADRDQESVREGAAAAVTLRQDALSVRALNKKFYECETGIPDRWGHSGYKELYPEEFDTDSAGDGKGNKNKSIGQEKSRHKAQKEQESRKRKRSKKTHKKKQKKRSHKKLKKRKKAQEESTESSSESDGSDDTVEKPKKSKHKKKTRKKTRRKQPSSSGQDSDSSSNERSSTEDPITEDHKEKWTEKPSKRHHHHHRRTKSKKDSEIEARKSRRTNWRVAKDESSDSSDED, translated from the exons ATGGGATCACAATGGCTATAAGGAGCTCTATCCAGAAGAGTTTAATGATAACAG AAGCCGGATGAGATCTGATGGTTTCAAAGCTGACAGAGACCAAGAAAGCGTGagagagggagctgcagcagcagtgaCACTGAGACAGGATGCACTGAGTGTGCGGGCCTTGAACAAGAAGTTCTATGAATGCGAGACTGGGATTCCTGACAG gtGGGGTCATAGTGGGTATAAAGAACTGTATCCTGAAGAATTTGATACAGACAG TGCTGGTGATGGAAAGGGAAACAAAAATAAATCCATTGGACAAGAGAAATCAAGGCACAAAGCTCAGAAGGAACAAGAGTCCCGCAAACGCAAGAGGTCAAAGAAAACGCATAAGAAAAAGCAGAAGAAACGATCACACAAAAAgttgaaaaagaggaagaaagcGCAGGAGGAATCTACAGAATCATCAAGTGAAAGTGATGGTTCTGATGACACTGTAGAGAAGCCAAAGAAGTCCAAGCACAAGAAAAAGACTCGGAAAAAGACCAGAAGAAAACAGCCGTCATCTTCTGGGCAAGATAGTGACTCTTCAAGTAACGAGAGGAGCAGTACTGAAGATCCCATAACAGAGGATCATAAGGAAAAATGGACTGAAAAACCTAGCaagagacatcatcatcatcatcgaagAACAAAATCCAAAAAAGACTCCGAAATAGAAGCTAGGAAAAGCAGAAGGACCAACTGGagagtggccaaagatgaaagctccgACAGTTCCGATGAGGACTAA